The Triticum aestivum cultivar Chinese Spring chromosome 4B, IWGSC CS RefSeq v2.1, whole genome shotgun sequence sequence gctgaCATGTACGTTGAGTGACCGGACGACGCCAAGCTGCGGGATCTCGACGCACACGTCCACCGCCTCCTGGATGATGTCCACCGGGATCCCTTCCTTCTCCCTGCCCAGCACCACCACCGTCTTGGCCGGGAACACAAACTCGTCCAGCGCCACGCTGTTGGCCGTCTGCTCCAGCCCCACCACCGTGTACCCCTCCGCCCGCTTCCTCTGCAAGAACGCCCTCATGCTCTCCGCCGGCACCTCCACCATCGGCACCCACTTCTCCGCCGTCACGCTGATCAGCCGGAACTGCTTGTCCTGGACCACCCCCATGTCCTCCAccgccagcccgcccgccctgAATATCTCGCACGTCCGGGTCAGCCCCGCCAGGTTCGGGATCCGCTCCACCAGCGACGCCACCACGATCAGATCCTGCCGACTCTGCCTCAccgtctccgccgcctccttcctcgACTCCACCGCCAGGTTGAACGTGTCGTCGTCTTCCTCCATCTCGAAGAGCAGTCGTGAGATGTCGTTGTTGCCCATGACCGCGCCGTTGCTGCTCGCTGCTTGCTCCAAGTCCCGGTGGGGTATGATCTTCTTCTGGAAATCTTGACTGGCTACTATCTTCTCTTCGGTGCCCTCCTCGTGTTTTCTCACCGCCAGGCCCTCGTTCTTGATTGTTGCTGAATCCTTTATCATAGAATGCCTCAGCTCCTCCCTCACGTCCTGATATTACATACATACAGCTAAATCATTAAGGAGACGCAGTTTCAAGCCAACACAACAAGATACCTCAATTTCAAAGTGCTTACGTTCAAAAAGTTATTTACTCGCTCCAACACCGACACAGGAACACATTCAAAGCCAGACGACTGCATAAAAAAAACAGCATATTCAGAATTATAACAGAAATGCCGAAAGGTTCAGTGCTGCATAAAAAAACATAATAACATCCCTAGAATCCTCCATGTTACTCATTTCCTGACAAAATGAACAGTGGCCTTAAATTTCTTGGGGACAGAGAATACACGAACCTCAATGCGAGCTGTAAATATTCCCGGTGGAGTCCCAGATATATCAGGATCAAAAACATCAAGGAAACCTTCGATTGAAACTCTTAGCCTGAAATCAAAACATATGAATGATAAAGACATTCAAGAAGAAAACTATATTAACACCTTGAGGACCTTTTTTAGATTTACAAAAGGAAATCAAGTAGGGTATATAAGTTGACAGTACAGGTAGGGGAGGAAAGTTCCTCACTAAACTCCTGATGGTACATTGAGAGGAGTTTAATTAATAGCGTGATCTCAGCATATAGCCTAGCtaataaacaaaagaaaacagaTTATGTGGATGTACCTTGCGCAGTCGGTATTCTCTGCCAGATACTTCTTCAAATCTTGAAAGCACCTCCTCTCGATGGATGGATTTTCTGAGCTTTCTAGTTGCAAAATATGCCACAACTTGGAAAAAACAGTGTGGACAAGTAGCTGTGGTACAATATAGATCTTCAGTCAACTGGTACAATATAACGCTTGAGAAAAATGTAGCCCCGCATAAtttttaagtactccctccgtccgaaaatacttgtcatcaaaatggataaaaagggatgtatgtagaactaaaatatgtctagatacatcttcttttatccattttgatgacaagtatttccggacggagggagtacatagtttTACCTGAGTGAAACTACGTAGACTGTGATGATGGgatgttaagaatgaaattattggagGAAGCAGTTGATTAAGATGCTTTCTCTGGACAACCAGCTCCCCTGAATGGAGGATCACGTTTGCTGCTATAAAAACATATGAAGATAGTGCCTGCAAAGAGGAGATGTATAAATATACAGACCAAAATGGAAAGAAATCTCACTAAATGTTCACCTGTTGTCGCATTCCGTGGTCATGAAAAATAGGAACAAGCTGTGCTTCAGCCTGCAAATAATAATCATCAGAAAGGTCAATAGTTACAGACAAGGAGATTGTACTGACATCTAAAGAAGTGTAATGGTCACACAGGTCAACAAACATTGACATGAAGGAGCTCTCACCAGTGTTGGAAATTTTAAGTAAATAAGTATAGCAAACGTCTCCAAGTACTGCCGGACAGCAGGTAGGTTATTTCTCTGTACAGACAAAAGTGTGTCATTTGACCTTGCACTGCAGTAAAATAGCAATTATGCGTGGAAGATAAATTGATATCTAAATGTTCTAGATCCTTAAGAATTTAAACTCAAGACAGGTTTGTATAACAAATATatacaccctctgttcctaaatgtaagacAGTTTGGCAGTTCAATTTGAACtgccaaaaacgtcttacatttagaaacagagatagtatacacacacacacacaattgcaTCAAGTAAAAGTGCAAAGCACATAAGATTAAGAATATCCTTACATAAAGACAGGTGTGAACAGTAGATGTCACTTTCTCAACTATGTCTTCCTCTACATAGCTtgacaaaacacatatcatctgccACACGCGAACTTTCCGCCTATGTACCTGATAAATATGGACACTTCAGGAATATGGTGCAAAAAAACAAGGTTTTCAATTCAAAGAAACAAGCTTACACTGCTGTATTTTTTGTAAAGTTCTTTCGAGAGATCATTGTCATTCACCTGTGCAAACAGAGAAAATACAAAGTGTCAGAAATCACCCATTTAAGCAGTGTTATGAAGTGAGCCTATATTCCATCGGGCCAACAGGCCAGCACATATACATGAAGGGGAATAAGCAAAGAAGCCCCTATACAATATGATAACTACACACACAGCACAACCCtgttctaacaccccccctcaaactcaaggGGGATCTTGGACACCGAGTTTGGACAGGAAAAAGCTGTGTTGGGACCGTGTCTGAGCTTTCNNNNNNNNNNNNNNNNNNNNNNNNNNNNNNNNNNNNNNNNNNNNNNNNNNNNNNNNNNNNNNNNNNNNNNNNNNNNNNNNNNNNNNNNNNNNNNNNNNNNNNNNNNNNNNNNNNNNNNNNNNNNNNNNNNNNNNNNNNNNNNNNNNNNNNNNNNNNNNNNNNNNN is a genomic window containing:
- the LOC123093973 gene encoding probable methyltransferase TARBP1, producing MICVLSSYVEEDIVEKVTSTVHTCLYRNNLPAVRQYLETFAILIYLKFPTLAEAQLVPIFHDHGMRQQALSSYVFIAANVILHSGELVVQRKHLNQLLPPIISFLTSHHHSLRSFTQLLVHTVFSKLWHILQLESSENPSIERRCFQDLKKYLAENTDCARLRVSIEGFLDVFDPDISGTPPGIFTARIESSGFECVPVSVLERVNNFLNDVREELRHSMIKDSATIKNEGLAVRKHEEGTEEKIVASQDFQKKIIPHRDLEQAASSNGAVMGNNDISRLLFEMEEDDDTFNLAVESRKEAAETVRQSRQDLIVVASLVERIPNLAGLTRTCEIFRAGGLAVEDMGVVQDKQFRLISVTAEKWVPMVEVPAESMRAFLQRKRAEGYTVVGLEQTANSVALDEFVFPAKTVVVLGREKEGIPVDIIQEAVDVCVEIPQLGVVRSLNVHVSAAIAIWDYTRQQRVRSSSSSSSL